The Bombus huntii isolate Logan2020A chromosome 11, iyBomHunt1.1, whole genome shotgun sequence genome includes a window with the following:
- the LOC126871421 gene encoding anoctamin-1 isoform X2, translating into MEEDDEEISIPWIQKDRNNTSEASLYRSIPSNLNAESIQTLYQSVRNISSLNNATSMSMNSMHSAISLQDIERSYNDDLSTLNNGTTIDGSCTDLRNSRRSSKSISKCGTAFSLYFRDEVRTIDFVIVWDEYNVEAQTYRCTEYRRVFEKNLEKEGLQLEYEQAEPNGLHFIKIHAPREVLRRYAEILKLRLPMKELPTVLIPENRSNALIKEVNSLFKRIMKKYYVDQTIFPTMRHNFTAVYSRDKEYLFSLDSPNFFTAATRARIVQFILDRTRFTETKDDDFAFGIERLISEKAYIAAYPLHDGDLQAPDSMRYLLYKEWACLKKCLHYQPLDYIKEYFGVKIGLYFAWLGFYTHMLIPASIVGLLCFIYSCATLYSNEPSEDVCNGKGIIQMCPLCDHFCGYWDLKETCLHARITYLFDNPSTVFFSIFMSLWATLFLELWKRYSAEITHRWDLTGLDAQEEHPRPQYLARLAHIKKKSLNIITNTEEPKVPFWKMRVPATILSFSVVLLLIAIAMAAVLGVVLYRMSVLTALSVYGHPMVTSYAILFTTATAASINLCCIIVFNWVYVWLAEYLTEIELLRTQTEFDDSLTLKIYLLEFVNYYASIFYIAFFKGKFVGYPGNYNRFFEYRQEECGPGGCLMELCIQLSIIMIGKQAMNTILEMLFPLFYKWLNTLKVHVGMKTKDGQKKVTTRKYLQWIKDYKLVDWGPRSLFPEYLEMVLQYGFVTIFVAAFPLAPFFALLNNVFEMRLDAKKLLTMYRRPVGQRVTDIGIWFRILDSISKLSVITNAFIIAFTSNFIPRLVYRITVSDNYSLEGFLDHSLSKFNTSDLKNGTEPFLPSHEQVEICRYPDYREPPESPNKYQYTIMFWHVLAARLAFIVVFENVVALVMIFVRWCIPDIHPKLRDKIRRETYITNEIIIQQEALRARESSANDVETNQHITLNENTNRWNRVIRNSLSNSEFDLEVHGSPVSPTSTHSRVGPAAL; encoded by the exons ATGGAAGAGGATGATGAAGAAATTTCTATACCATGGATAcaaaaagatagaaataatACATCTGAAGCAAGTCTTTATCGATCGATACCAAGTAATTTAAATGCAGAATCTATACAAACTTTGTATCAAAGTGTTCGTAATATCTCATCATTAAATAATGCTACAAGTATGAGTATGAATAGTATGCATAGCGCAATCTCCTTACAAGATATTGAGCGATCATATAATGATGATTTATCAACCCTTAATAATGGAACAACAATTGATGGTAGTTGTACAGATTTAAGGAATAGTAGAAGAAGTTCAAAATCG ATTTCAAAATGTGGAACAGCTTTTAGTTTATATTTTCGTGACGAAGTTCGTACAATTgattttgtaattgtttgGGATGAGTACAATGTGGAAGCTCAAACATATCGCTGTACTGAATATAGACGT gTATTTGAAAAGAATTTGGAGAAGGAAGGTTTACAGTTAGAATATGAACAGGCAGAACCGAACGGtcttcattttataaaaattcatgcACCTCGAGAAGTACTAAGACGGTATgctgaaatattaaaacttaGATTGCCAATGAAGGAATTACCTACTGTGTTAATTCCTGAAAATCGTAGTAACGCATTAATTAAAGAAGTCAATTCGTTATTCAAgagaattatgaaaaaatattatgtaGACCAAACAATATTTCCAACTATGAGACATAATTTTACGGCTGTTTATAGCCGCGATAAAGAGTACTTATTCAGTTTGGACTCGCCAAACTTTTTTACTGCCGCAACACGTGCTAGAATTGTACAGTTTATTTTAGATAGAACCAGATTTACAGAAACCAAGGATGATGATTTTGCATTTGGGATAGAAAGGTTGATTTCGGAAAAAGCATACATAGCCGCATATCCTCTTCACGAT gGGGATTTACAAGCACCAGATTCTATGAGGTATCTTTTATACAAAGAATGGGcatgtttaaaaaaatgtctTCACTATCAACCATTGGATTATatcaaagaatattttggaGTAAAAATTGGACTTTATTTTGCTTGGCTCGGATTTTATACACATATGCTGATACCTGCTAGTATCGTAGGCCTTTTATGCTTCATATACAGTTGCGCAACTTTGTATTCTAACGAACCAAGCGAAGATGTTTGTAATGGTAAGGGTATCATTCAAATGTGTCCCTTATGTGATCATTTTTGTGGATATTGGGATTTAAAGGAAACGTGCTTACACGCAAGAATTACGTATTTGTTTGATAATCCATCAACCgtgtttttttctatatttatgtCATTATGGG ctACATTGTTTTTGGAATTGTGGAAGAGGTATTCAGCAGAAATAACTCACAGATGGGATTTAACTGGTTTAGATGCTCAAGAGGAACATCCTCGTCCTCAGTACTTAGCACGTTTAGCacatataaaaaagaaatcgctcaatattattacaaataccGAAGAACCGAAAGTTCCCTTTTGGAAAATGAGAGTTCCCGCTACGATTCTCAGTTTTTCCGTCGTTTTATTGCTG ATTGCAATAGCAATGGCAGCAGTGTTAGGTGTTGTTTTATATAGAATGTCTGTTTTAACCGCCTTAAGTGTTTATGGACATCCTATGGTAACAAGTTATGCAATATTATTTACAACAGCTACTGCAGCCAGCATTAATTTGTGCTGCATTATAGTATTTAATTGGGTCTATGTTTGGTTAGCTGAATATTTAACCGAG atTGAACTGCTTCGAACTCAAACTGAATTTGATGATAgtttaacattaaaaatatatttactcGAATTTGTTAATTACTATGCttccatattttatatagcattttttaaaggaaaattcGTTGGTTATCCGGGAAATTATAATCGCTTTTTCGAATATCGACAAGAAGAATGTGGCCCTGGTGGCTGCCTTATGGAATTATGCATACAGTTAAGCATTATCATGATTGGCAAGCAGGCTATGAATACAATATTAGAAATGTTGTTTCCACTATTTTACAAATGGTTAAATACTTTAAAAGTACATGTTGGGATGAAGACAAAAGATGGGCAGAAAAAAGTTACTACTCGGAAATATCTTCAATGGATTAAGGATTATAAATTGGTGGACTGGGGTCCAAGAAGTTTATTTCCTGAGTATTTAGAAATGG TGTTACAATATGGATTTGTTACTATCTTTGTTGCTGCATTTCCGTTAGCACCATTTTTTGCACTGTTGAATAACGTTTTTGAAATGAGATTAGATGCCAAAAAGTTATTGACAATGTACAGAAGGCCAGTTGGACAACGTGTTACAGATATAGGCATATGGTTCCGTATTCTTGATTCTATTTCTAAGTTATCAGTTATAACTAAT gCATTCATTATAGCTTTTACTTCTAATTTTATACCAAGACTAGTTTATCGAATAACTGTCTCTGATAATTATTCTCTGGAAGGATTTCTAGATCATTCTCTCTCCAAATTTAATACAAGTGACTTAAAAAATGGTACTGAACCATTTTTACCTTCTCACGAGCAGGTTGAAATATGTAGATATCCAGATTATAGGGAACCTCCTGAATCGCCAAACAAATATCAATATACAATTATGTTTTGGCACGTACTTGCAGCGAGACTTGCTTTTATTGTTGTATTTGAG AATGTTGTTGCTTTGGTCATGATATTCGTGCGATGGTGTATCCCCGATATCCATCCAAAGTTAAGGGATAAAATTCGACGCGAGACGTATATAactaatgaaataattattcaacAAGAAGCACTTCGTGCTCGTGAAAGTTCCGCTAATGATGTAGAAACAAATCAACATATTACATTAAATGAAAACACGAATCGATGGAACAGAGTCATAAGAAATAGTTTATCTAATTCTGAATTTGATTTAGAAGTTCATGGAAGTCCTGTATCACCGACTAGTACACATTCACGAGTTGGTCCTGCCGCGTTATAA
- the LOC126871421 gene encoding anoctamin-1 isoform X4, which produces MEEDDEEISIPWIQKDRNNTSEASLYRSIPSNLNAESIQTLYQSVRNISSLNNATSMSMNSMHSAISLQDIERSYNDDLSTLNNGTTIDGSCTDLRNSRRSSKSISKCGTAFSLYFRDEVRTIDFVIVWDEYNVEAQTYRCTEYRRVFEKNLEKEGLQLEYEQAEPNGLHFIKIHAPREVLRRYAEILKLRLPMKELPTVLIPENRSNALIKEVNSLFKRIMKKYYVDQTIFPTMRHNFTAVYSRDKEYLFSLDSPNFFTAATRARIVQFILDRTRFTETKDDDFAFGIERLISEKAYIAAYPLHDGDLQAPDSMRYLLYKEWACLKKCLHYQPLDYIKEYFGVKIGLYFAWLGFYTHMLIPASIVGLLCFIYSCATLYSNEPSEDVCNGKGIIQMCPLCDHFCGYWDLKETCLHARITYLFDNPSTVFFSIFMSLWATLFLELWKRYSAEITHRWDLTGLDAQEEHPRPQYLARLAHIKKKSLNIITNTEEPKVPFWKMRVPATILSFSVVLLLIELLRTQTEFDDSLTLKIYLLEFVNYYASIFYIAFFKGKFVGYPGNYNRFFEYRQEECGPGGCLMELCIQLSIIMIGKQAMNTILEMLFPLFYKWLNTLKVHVGMKTKDGQKKVTTRKYLQWIKDYKLVDWGPRSLFPEYLEMGSVLQYGFVTIFVAAFPLAPFFALLNNVFEMRLDAKKLLTMYRRPVGQRVTDIGIWFRILDSISKLSVITNAFIIAFTSNFIPRLVYRITVSDNYSLEGFLDHSLSKFNTSDLKNGTEPFLPSHEQVEICRYPDYREPPESPNKYQYTIMFWHVLAARLAFIVVFENVVALVMIFVRWCIPDIHPKLRDKIRRETYITNEIIIQQEALRARESSANDVETNQHITLNENTNRWNRVIRNSLSNSEFDLEVHGSPVSPTSTHSRVGPAAL; this is translated from the exons ATGGAAGAGGATGATGAAGAAATTTCTATACCATGGATAcaaaaagatagaaataatACATCTGAAGCAAGTCTTTATCGATCGATACCAAGTAATTTAAATGCAGAATCTATACAAACTTTGTATCAAAGTGTTCGTAATATCTCATCATTAAATAATGCTACAAGTATGAGTATGAATAGTATGCATAGCGCAATCTCCTTACAAGATATTGAGCGATCATATAATGATGATTTATCAACCCTTAATAATGGAACAACAATTGATGGTAGTTGTACAGATTTAAGGAATAGTAGAAGAAGTTCAAAATCG ATTTCAAAATGTGGAACAGCTTTTAGTTTATATTTTCGTGACGAAGTTCGTACAATTgattttgtaattgtttgGGATGAGTACAATGTGGAAGCTCAAACATATCGCTGTACTGAATATAGACGT gTATTTGAAAAGAATTTGGAGAAGGAAGGTTTACAGTTAGAATATGAACAGGCAGAACCGAACGGtcttcattttataaaaattcatgcACCTCGAGAAGTACTAAGACGGTATgctgaaatattaaaacttaGATTGCCAATGAAGGAATTACCTACTGTGTTAATTCCTGAAAATCGTAGTAACGCATTAATTAAAGAAGTCAATTCGTTATTCAAgagaattatgaaaaaatattatgtaGACCAAACAATATTTCCAACTATGAGACATAATTTTACGGCTGTTTATAGCCGCGATAAAGAGTACTTATTCAGTTTGGACTCGCCAAACTTTTTTACTGCCGCAACACGTGCTAGAATTGTACAGTTTATTTTAGATAGAACCAGATTTACAGAAACCAAGGATGATGATTTTGCATTTGGGATAGAAAGGTTGATTTCGGAAAAAGCATACATAGCCGCATATCCTCTTCACGAT gGGGATTTACAAGCACCAGATTCTATGAGGTATCTTTTATACAAAGAATGGGcatgtttaaaaaaatgtctTCACTATCAACCATTGGATTATatcaaagaatattttggaGTAAAAATTGGACTTTATTTTGCTTGGCTCGGATTTTATACACATATGCTGATACCTGCTAGTATCGTAGGCCTTTTATGCTTCATATACAGTTGCGCAACTTTGTATTCTAACGAACCAAGCGAAGATGTTTGTAATGGTAAGGGTATCATTCAAATGTGTCCCTTATGTGATCATTTTTGTGGATATTGGGATTTAAAGGAAACGTGCTTACACGCAAGAATTACGTATTTGTTTGATAATCCATCAACCgtgtttttttctatatttatgtCATTATGGG ctACATTGTTTTTGGAATTGTGGAAGAGGTATTCAGCAGAAATAACTCACAGATGGGATTTAACTGGTTTAGATGCTCAAGAGGAACATCCTCGTCCTCAGTACTTAGCACGTTTAGCacatataaaaaagaaatcgctcaatattattacaaataccGAAGAACCGAAAGTTCCCTTTTGGAAAATGAGAGTTCCCGCTACGATTCTCAGTTTTTCCGTCGTTTTATTGCTG atTGAACTGCTTCGAACTCAAACTGAATTTGATGATAgtttaacattaaaaatatatttactcGAATTTGTTAATTACTATGCttccatattttatatagcattttttaaaggaaaattcGTTGGTTATCCGGGAAATTATAATCGCTTTTTCGAATATCGACAAGAAGAATGTGGCCCTGGTGGCTGCCTTATGGAATTATGCATACAGTTAAGCATTATCATGATTGGCAAGCAGGCTATGAATACAATATTAGAAATGTTGTTTCCACTATTTTACAAATGGTTAAATACTTTAAAAGTACATGTTGGGATGAAGACAAAAGATGGGCAGAAAAAAGTTACTACTCGGAAATATCTTCAATGGATTAAGGATTATAAATTGGTGGACTGGGGTCCAAGAAGTTTATTTCCTGAGTATTTAGAAATGGGTAGcg TGTTACAATATGGATTTGTTACTATCTTTGTTGCTGCATTTCCGTTAGCACCATTTTTTGCACTGTTGAATAACGTTTTTGAAATGAGATTAGATGCCAAAAAGTTATTGACAATGTACAGAAGGCCAGTTGGACAACGTGTTACAGATATAGGCATATGGTTCCGTATTCTTGATTCTATTTCTAAGTTATCAGTTATAACTAAT gCATTCATTATAGCTTTTACTTCTAATTTTATACCAAGACTAGTTTATCGAATAACTGTCTCTGATAATTATTCTCTGGAAGGATTTCTAGATCATTCTCTCTCCAAATTTAATACAAGTGACTTAAAAAATGGTACTGAACCATTTTTACCTTCTCACGAGCAGGTTGAAATATGTAGATATCCAGATTATAGGGAACCTCCTGAATCGCCAAACAAATATCAATATACAATTATGTTTTGGCACGTACTTGCAGCGAGACTTGCTTTTATTGTTGTATTTGAG AATGTTGTTGCTTTGGTCATGATATTCGTGCGATGGTGTATCCCCGATATCCATCCAAAGTTAAGGGATAAAATTCGACGCGAGACGTATATAactaatgaaataattattcaacAAGAAGCACTTCGTGCTCGTGAAAGTTCCGCTAATGATGTAGAAACAAATCAACATATTACATTAAATGAAAACACGAATCGATGGAACAGAGTCATAAGAAATAGTTTATCTAATTCTGAATTTGATTTAGAAGTTCATGGAAGTCCTGTATCACCGACTAGTACACATTCACGAGTTGGTCCTGCCGCGTTATAA
- the LOC126871421 gene encoding anoctamin-1 isoform X1 translates to MEEDDEEISIPWIQKDRNNTSEASLYRSIPSNLNAESIQTLYQSVRNISSLNNATSMSMNSMHSAISLQDIERSYNDDLSTLNNGTTIDGSCTDLRNSRRSSKSISKCGTAFSLYFRDEVRTIDFVIVWDEYNVEAQTYRCTEYRRVFEKNLEKEGLQLEYEQAEPNGLHFIKIHAPREVLRRYAEILKLRLPMKELPTVLIPENRSNALIKEVNSLFKRIMKKYYVDQTIFPTMRHNFTAVYSRDKEYLFSLDSPNFFTAATRARIVQFILDRTRFTETKDDDFAFGIERLISEKAYIAAYPLHDGDLQAPDSMRYLLYKEWACLKKCLHYQPLDYIKEYFGVKIGLYFAWLGFYTHMLIPASIVGLLCFIYSCATLYSNEPSEDVCNGKGIIQMCPLCDHFCGYWDLKETCLHARITYLFDNPSTVFFSIFMSLWATLFLELWKRYSAEITHRWDLTGLDAQEEHPRPQYLARLAHIKKKSLNIITNTEEPKVPFWKMRVPATILSFSVVLLLIAIAMAAVLGVVLYRMSVLTALSVYGHPMVTSYAILFTTATAASINLCCIIVFNWVYVWLAEYLTEIELLRTQTEFDDSLTLKIYLLEFVNYYASIFYIAFFKGKFVGYPGNYNRFFEYRQEECGPGGCLMELCIQLSIIMIGKQAMNTILEMLFPLFYKWLNTLKVHVGMKTKDGQKKVTTRKYLQWIKDYKLVDWGPRSLFPEYLEMGSVLQYGFVTIFVAAFPLAPFFALLNNVFEMRLDAKKLLTMYRRPVGQRVTDIGIWFRILDSISKLSVITNAFIIAFTSNFIPRLVYRITVSDNYSLEGFLDHSLSKFNTSDLKNGTEPFLPSHEQVEICRYPDYREPPESPNKYQYTIMFWHVLAARLAFIVVFENVVALVMIFVRWCIPDIHPKLRDKIRRETYITNEIIIQQEALRARESSANDVETNQHITLNENTNRWNRVIRNSLSNSEFDLEVHGSPVSPTSTHSRVGPAAL, encoded by the exons ATGGAAGAGGATGATGAAGAAATTTCTATACCATGGATAcaaaaagatagaaataatACATCTGAAGCAAGTCTTTATCGATCGATACCAAGTAATTTAAATGCAGAATCTATACAAACTTTGTATCAAAGTGTTCGTAATATCTCATCATTAAATAATGCTACAAGTATGAGTATGAATAGTATGCATAGCGCAATCTCCTTACAAGATATTGAGCGATCATATAATGATGATTTATCAACCCTTAATAATGGAACAACAATTGATGGTAGTTGTACAGATTTAAGGAATAGTAGAAGAAGTTCAAAATCG ATTTCAAAATGTGGAACAGCTTTTAGTTTATATTTTCGTGACGAAGTTCGTACAATTgattttgtaattgtttgGGATGAGTACAATGTGGAAGCTCAAACATATCGCTGTACTGAATATAGACGT gTATTTGAAAAGAATTTGGAGAAGGAAGGTTTACAGTTAGAATATGAACAGGCAGAACCGAACGGtcttcattttataaaaattcatgcACCTCGAGAAGTACTAAGACGGTATgctgaaatattaaaacttaGATTGCCAATGAAGGAATTACCTACTGTGTTAATTCCTGAAAATCGTAGTAACGCATTAATTAAAGAAGTCAATTCGTTATTCAAgagaattatgaaaaaatattatgtaGACCAAACAATATTTCCAACTATGAGACATAATTTTACGGCTGTTTATAGCCGCGATAAAGAGTACTTATTCAGTTTGGACTCGCCAAACTTTTTTACTGCCGCAACACGTGCTAGAATTGTACAGTTTATTTTAGATAGAACCAGATTTACAGAAACCAAGGATGATGATTTTGCATTTGGGATAGAAAGGTTGATTTCGGAAAAAGCATACATAGCCGCATATCCTCTTCACGAT gGGGATTTACAAGCACCAGATTCTATGAGGTATCTTTTATACAAAGAATGGGcatgtttaaaaaaatgtctTCACTATCAACCATTGGATTATatcaaagaatattttggaGTAAAAATTGGACTTTATTTTGCTTGGCTCGGATTTTATACACATATGCTGATACCTGCTAGTATCGTAGGCCTTTTATGCTTCATATACAGTTGCGCAACTTTGTATTCTAACGAACCAAGCGAAGATGTTTGTAATGGTAAGGGTATCATTCAAATGTGTCCCTTATGTGATCATTTTTGTGGATATTGGGATTTAAAGGAAACGTGCTTACACGCAAGAATTACGTATTTGTTTGATAATCCATCAACCgtgtttttttctatatttatgtCATTATGGG ctACATTGTTTTTGGAATTGTGGAAGAGGTATTCAGCAGAAATAACTCACAGATGGGATTTAACTGGTTTAGATGCTCAAGAGGAACATCCTCGTCCTCAGTACTTAGCACGTTTAGCacatataaaaaagaaatcgctcaatattattacaaataccGAAGAACCGAAAGTTCCCTTTTGGAAAATGAGAGTTCCCGCTACGATTCTCAGTTTTTCCGTCGTTTTATTGCTG ATTGCAATAGCAATGGCAGCAGTGTTAGGTGTTGTTTTATATAGAATGTCTGTTTTAACCGCCTTAAGTGTTTATGGACATCCTATGGTAACAAGTTATGCAATATTATTTACAACAGCTACTGCAGCCAGCATTAATTTGTGCTGCATTATAGTATTTAATTGGGTCTATGTTTGGTTAGCTGAATATTTAACCGAG atTGAACTGCTTCGAACTCAAACTGAATTTGATGATAgtttaacattaaaaatatatttactcGAATTTGTTAATTACTATGCttccatattttatatagcattttttaaaggaaaattcGTTGGTTATCCGGGAAATTATAATCGCTTTTTCGAATATCGACAAGAAGAATGTGGCCCTGGTGGCTGCCTTATGGAATTATGCATACAGTTAAGCATTATCATGATTGGCAAGCAGGCTATGAATACAATATTAGAAATGTTGTTTCCACTATTTTACAAATGGTTAAATACTTTAAAAGTACATGTTGGGATGAAGACAAAAGATGGGCAGAAAAAAGTTACTACTCGGAAATATCTTCAATGGATTAAGGATTATAAATTGGTGGACTGGGGTCCAAGAAGTTTATTTCCTGAGTATTTAGAAATGGGTAGcg TGTTACAATATGGATTTGTTACTATCTTTGTTGCTGCATTTCCGTTAGCACCATTTTTTGCACTGTTGAATAACGTTTTTGAAATGAGATTAGATGCCAAAAAGTTATTGACAATGTACAGAAGGCCAGTTGGACAACGTGTTACAGATATAGGCATATGGTTCCGTATTCTTGATTCTATTTCTAAGTTATCAGTTATAACTAAT gCATTCATTATAGCTTTTACTTCTAATTTTATACCAAGACTAGTTTATCGAATAACTGTCTCTGATAATTATTCTCTGGAAGGATTTCTAGATCATTCTCTCTCCAAATTTAATACAAGTGACTTAAAAAATGGTACTGAACCATTTTTACCTTCTCACGAGCAGGTTGAAATATGTAGATATCCAGATTATAGGGAACCTCCTGAATCGCCAAACAAATATCAATATACAATTATGTTTTGGCACGTACTTGCAGCGAGACTTGCTTTTATTGTTGTATTTGAG AATGTTGTTGCTTTGGTCATGATATTCGTGCGATGGTGTATCCCCGATATCCATCCAAAGTTAAGGGATAAAATTCGACGCGAGACGTATATAactaatgaaataattattcaacAAGAAGCACTTCGTGCTCGTGAAAGTTCCGCTAATGATGTAGAAACAAATCAACATATTACATTAAATGAAAACACGAATCGATGGAACAGAGTCATAAGAAATAGTTTATCTAATTCTGAATTTGATTTAGAAGTTCATGGAAGTCCTGTATCACCGACTAGTACACATTCACGAGTTGGTCCTGCCGCGTTATAA